ATCTCGGCCGCCCACGTGCTCCCCGGCACCCAGGAAACGGCCATGCCGACGGCCCCTGAGGgcggccgcgccgccgcgccgcgcgtgGAGCTAGAGCTCCCGCTCGGCGCGGTGCCGTTCGACTTGGAGGCGGCCATGTGCAGCCACGGGCTGTTCATGGGGTCTCCTGCCTTGCCATGGGGTCACCTCGGGCTCGATAGAGCTGCACTCTCACGGGGGAGGGGCTGGGGTGGATTGGACATACCAGCGCGTGAAGACGATTTGACAGCCGACGACGAGCTTGAGAGACTCGTCATCGTCAAACATCCAGGCAACATCATAGTTGTGAGCCGCGAGCTGCTCTTCCACGCCATCTCCCACGCATAGTTGAGCATCGCCTCTAAACGTCGCCGTCGCCGTGCCCATCGACGAGAGCTTCATCCATCCGAACGAAGAGCCCAAGAGGAGCAGATCGAGGGTAAGAAGAAGGCGCGACTGGATCTTGGGGTCTCCTCTTCGTCTTTGCTTGGACCCTGCAACCGCGGCGAGGAGCTCCACGACTTAGGAGCGACGGCCAACGAGGAGAGGTGAGGAGGCCGACGGCACGAGGAAGAGGAGGGGCTCGGAGCACGCACAGAGGCAGAGGAAGAACGGCATGGCGGCGCGAGGAGaatcgagggagaggagaggagaggaggcggcggcatcAAGAGAAAAGGTGGGCGTGCGGAGACCAGGTCATGCCCAATCCCTCCTCTGGTTCTTTTTCCCTCGCTAGCACATTATTTTTTTACGATTCTTTTTTTACTCTGACTGACAGTGATGAGGTGGATGCAGCGAGGGGGCGCCCTTTGCGCGACCGTTAATGGGTCTAATTAATTGACCAGATTCGACCTTTCCGGGGGCTTCTGCCGCTCCTGAATCTCCGCCGCCCGCGTGCTCCCCGGCACCCAGGAAACGGCCATGCCGACGACCCTAGAGGgcggccccgccgccgcgccaccgctgCCCCGCGCGCGcgtggagctggagctggagctccCGCTCGGCGCGGCGCCGTTCGACCTGGAAGCGGCCGTGTGCAGCCACGGGCTGTTCATGATGGCGCCCAACCGCTGGGACCCGGCCTCCCGCGCGCTCCTCCGCCCGCTCCGCCTCGCCTCCGACCGCTCCAGGTCCCTGCTCGCCCGCGTCTCCCGCCACCCCGCGCGCCCCTCCCGCTCCCTCCTCGTCTCCCTCTTCGGCGCCGACGCCCTCTCCCCGCTCGACCAGGACTGCATCCTCGTAAGCAGGGCTTTCGCCGGACCCGGAGAAGAAAAGAAGCTCGCGTTGGCTGATGGATTCTTGGTTTTCCGTTGGCAGGAGCAAGTGCGGCGGATGCTGCGGctgtcggaggaggacggcagggtGGTGGCGGAGTTCCAGGCGATGCACGCCGCCGCGAGGGAGGCGGGGTTCGGCCGCATCTTCCGCTCGCCCACGCTGTTCGAGGACATGGTCAAGTGCATCCTCCTCTGCAATTGCCAGTACGTCCCAGTCTTGATTTCCCTCTGCTTTCCTCTGTATGTGTTACTGAGCATCAGAATTCAGAAGTGCGCAGTTTTCCAGTATCTTTAACTGCATTTGCAAAATACGTatcttatattgccatgttattgCCCAGCAGATGGACAAGAACATTGGCAATGGCTACTGCGCTGTGCGAGCTTCAGTTGGAGTTGAGACATTCATCTGGTACTGAAGTTCTTGAGTTAAGGACACCTCCAATCAGGGAGCTTAAAAGGAAGCGCGGCAAGAATCGGAATGTCCGTGTCAAGCTAGAAACAAAGTTTACCGAGTTGGAGTGCTTGGAGGATCCAAGAGTAGAAACCGCGGAGGATGCAAGAGTGGCAACTGGTACTAGCGATGTCATAACACATTTGGAAACGGATGAAAAATCGGCTAGCTTGCCCCAAGTTGCGCCTGAAACAGGCAGTGCATGTCAGTCATTTGATTCTTCAGAGCTCAGCTTGGAAGGTTGCATTGGAGATTTCCCT
The window above is part of the Triticum aestivum cultivar Chinese Spring chromosome 2A, IWGSC CS RefSeq v2.1, whole genome shotgun sequence genome. Proteins encoded here:
- the LOC123187671 gene encoding uncharacterized protein isoform X1 — translated: MPTTLEGGPAAAPPLPRARVELELELPLGAAPFDLEAAVCSHGLFMMAPNRWDPASRALLRPLRLASDRSRSLLARVSRHPARPSRSLLVSLFGADALSPLDQDCILEQVRRMLRLSEEDGRVVAEFQAMHAAAREAGFGRIFRSPTLFEDMVKCILLCNCHRWTRTLAMATALCELQLELRHSSGTEVLELRTPPIRELKRKRGKNRNVRVKLETKFTELECLEDPRVETAEDARVATGTSDVITHLETDEKSASLPQVAPETGSACQSFDSSELSLEGCIGDFPTPEELAYLDEDFLAKCCNLGYRAERIVLLARSIVEGKVCLQNLEEMQKMSLPATEELSTIPSTYERLNNELTTISGFGPFTRANVLMCMGFFHMIPADTETIRHLKQCHKIASTIKSVHMELDKIYGEYAPFQFLAYWFELWGFYDKQFGKIAEMDPSTYRLFTASALKKQHRLVRK
- the LOC123187671 gene encoding uncharacterized protein isoform X2; its protein translation is MPTTLEGGPAAAPPLPRARVELELELPLGAAPFDLEAAVCSHGLFMMAPNRWDPASRALLRPLRLASDRSRSLLARVSRHPARPSRSLLVSLFGADALSPLDQDCILEQVRRMLRLSEEDGRVVAEFQAMHAAAREAGFGRIFRSPTLFEDMVKCILLCNCQWTRTLAMATALCELQLELRHSSGTEVLELRTPPIRELKRKRGKNRNVRVKLETKFTELECLEDPRVETAEDARVATGTSDVITHLETDEKSASLPQVAPETGSACQSFDSSELSLEGCIGDFPTPEELAYLDEDFLAKCCNLGYRAERIVLLARSIVEGKVCLQNLEEMQKMSLPATEELSTIPSTYERLNNELTTISGFGPFTRANVLMCMGFFHMIPADTETIRHLKQCHKIASTIKSVHMELDKIYGEYAPFQFLAYWFELWGFYDKQFGKIAEMDPSTYRLFTASALKKQHRLVRK